One genomic region from Plasmodium chabaudi chabaudi strain AS genome assembly, chromosome: 7 encodes:
- a CDS encoding protein transport protein YIF1, putative has translation MLIMNQNQTYGEFNIHDRRKGNNATHLREHNQMNNTDYNKNNQLYQRNKFNTANISHINYMNNDMNNYNVGNNNQHVQDNANSFTNNYNINPNDNYSNNNMTNVNNNMNNVNNNMNNVNNNMNNINNNMNSQAVSSNYVNTHPILGKKQNYMFNNDTNSSGINILNNKDTNVINRSSIYNDKSFENKNNTAEVGNYPMFSHNKNVNMASHASDVRTMHGFSNNRNMGYVQNFANVPNVPTVPTVPSVPNAPNVMSMGGNKFVNPEMGVKENSGFMNDQLKFVNNNMHQSSDMINGNILNNNTTNNFQTGNSIGSSFLRKANLFLNKGMEMMGQESNNTNNSGNDKGIVHNIFETLTKNTDTNSELNNLVKKGVTNMVMNELEKKMEINNSSFIRNKLSILRDYFNVTHSYVLSKILFIIVPYIYIRKALFESRTYYVYTHLKKKMETNIQNKNYNSSFIFNGNYNTYNPNTDNINMNNNINNTRFENNKNNNNNIFYNDKKENTETDNKMNNLNYIDYNNNIGIFQADLYIPLMSVITYILLYTITVTAQKNNFTFNPDNLFNTSSYIFILLFFETAIVKFLFLLMCRDINLPFLHILSFISYKFVIMCALIITKFSYYFLYFMYTSAFGDIDDNMKNREFDKKNNSQVFKNLNNNLSFQFSPYNIILFLNSNGMYRLTQLYYYITVSVQMIQLFKSIHLYIHDNSNLSNEYNVKRINMMILVFSFSQFFLCWMLTPYFA, from the coding sequence aTGTTAATAATGAATCAAAATCAAACTTACGGGGAGTTTAATATCCATGACCGAAGAAAGGGAAACAATGCTACTCATTTAAGAGAGCATAACCAAATGAATAATAcagattataataaaaataatcaactatatcaaagaaataaattcaaTACAGCTAATATATctcatataaattatatgaataatgatatgaacaattataatgttggaaataataatcagCATGTTCAAGATAATGCTAATAGCtttacaaataattataatataaatccaaatgataattatagcaataataatatgaccaatgttaataataatatgaacaatgttaataataatatgaacaacgttaataataatatgaacaatattaataataatatgaacagTCAGGCAGTTTCTTCAAATTATGTCAACACCCACCCTATTTtaggaaaaaaacaaaattacaTGTTTAACAATGATACAAATTCTAGTGgtataaacattttaaacAATAAAGATACTAATGTAATAAATCGATCTAGtatttataatgataaaagttttgaaaataaaaataatacagcGGAAGTTGGTAACTATCCGATGTTCAgccataataaaaatgtcaATATGGCTAGCCATGCTAGCGATGTGAGAACTATGCATGGATTTTCCAATAATCGAAATATGGGATATGTTCAGAATTTTGCAAATGTGCCAAACGTGCCGACTGTACCAACTGTACCAAGCGTGCCCAATGCGCCAAATGTGATGAGCATGGGTGGTAACAAATTTGTTAATCCCGAAATGGGAGTCAAAGAAAATAGTGGTTTTATGAATGACCAGCtaaaatttgttaataataatatgcatcAATCTAGCGATATgataaatggaaatatattaaacaataatacaacaaataattttcaaacAGGTAATAGTATAGGTAGTAGTTTTTTGAGAAAAgcgaatttatttttaaataaaggtATGGAAATGATGGGGCAAGAAAGTAATAACACAAATAATAGTGGTAACGATAAAGGGattgttcataatatttttgaaacattaacaaaaaatacagATACAAATAgcgaattaaataatttagtaaaaaaagGAGTTACAAATATGGTTATGAatgaattagaaaaaaaaatggagataaataattcaagTTTTATtcgaaataaattatcaatATTACGAGACTATTTTAATGTTACACATTCCTATGTACttagtaaaatattatttataatagttccttatatatatatacgtaAAGCCTTATTTGAATCTCGAAcctattatgtatatacacatttaaaaaagaaaatggaaaccaatatacaaaataagaATTATAACTCatcgtttatttttaatggaaattataatacatataatccTAACAcggataatataaatatgaacaacaatataaataatacacgatttgaaaataataaaaataataataataatatattttataacgataaaaaagaaaatacagaaacagataataaaatgaataatttaaattatattgattataataataatattggtATATTTCAAGCAGATCTATACATTCCTTTGATGTCCGTTattacttatattttattatatacaataacAGTGACAgctcaaaaaaataattttacttttaatccagataatttatttaacacatcatcttatatatttattttattattttttgaaacagCTATAgtcaaatttttatttttattgatgTGTCGAGATATTAACTTACcgtttttacatatattatcatttatatccTATAAGTTTGTTATAATGTGTGCATTAATAATTACAAAGTTCtcttactattttttatattttatgtatacatCAGCTTTTGGAGATATTGATGATAATATGAAGAATCGGGAGTTTGACAAAAAGAATAATTCACAagttttcaaaaatttaaataataatttgtctTTCCAATTCAGtccatataatataatattattcttaAATAGTAATGGTATGTATAGATTAACCcaactttattattacattacAGTGTCGGTTCAGATGATTCAATTATTTAAGTCTATCCATCTATATATTCATGataattcaaatttatcaaatgaatataatgttaaacgaataaatatgatgatcctcgttttttcattttctcaattttttttgtgttggATGCTTACCCCATATTTTGCCTAA